A section of the Candidatus Saccharimonadales bacterium genome encodes:
- the dnaA gene encoding chromosomal replication initiator protein DnaA, with protein MEGKGLWQAALGELEVTISRANFATWFRHTSIVANNDGLIVIAVPNIFTKEWLEKKYDNDIKSALTRVCRGFKGVEYKVKSTSPEKLDPVLAETLATIPKAVSGPQSPTLSDTHSNINSKYTFETFVVGSSNELAYAACQAVAKHPGTKYNPLFLYGGVGLGKTHLMQAVGNEILRTNPNKRVAYLTSEGFTNEFLSSLSRKKSETFVEKYRRVDVLIVDDMQFLAGKEKTQEEFFHTFNALHQSNKQIIISSDKPPKAIAGLEERLRSRFEWGMTADIQAPDLETRSAILMNKANSQGITLPLEVVDYLARTFTGNIRELEGALTKLLAHCELYGSEPTLMAAQALLGSMGLKPRQRALTAKVVLEKIAAYFDLQVSDLVGIKRDKEIVVPRQMAMYLMRHELGMSFPKIALSVGGRDHTTAMHSVSKIERSVEGDEILRQELVGIKEQLYV; from the coding sequence ATGGAAGGAAAGGGGCTTTGGCAGGCTGCGCTTGGTGAATTAGAAGTCACGATCAGCCGCGCTAATTTTGCAACTTGGTTTCGGCACACTTCGATCGTTGCCAACAACGACGGCTTAATCGTGATTGCAGTGCCAAATATCTTTACCAAAGAATGGTTGGAAAAGAAGTACGATAACGATATTAAGTCGGCTCTAACCCGAGTTTGTAGGGGTTTTAAGGGGGTGGAATATAAGGTCAAATCAACCTCTCCAGAAAAACTCGATCCAGTTTTGGCTGAAACCCTAGCAACCATTCCAAAAGCTGTCTCTGGCCCCCAAAGTCCAACCCTAAGCGACACTCATTCCAACATCAACTCGAAATACACGTTTGAAACTTTCGTTGTTGGCTCCAGTAATGAGTTAGCCTACGCGGCTTGCCAAGCGGTGGCTAAGCACCCAGGGACCAAATACAATCCTCTGTTTCTCTATGGTGGCGTTGGTCTGGGTAAAACCCATTTAATGCAGGCGGTTGGGAATGAAATATTAAGAACAAATCCCAATAAACGAGTAGCTTATTTGACTAGTGAAGGTTTTACCAATGAGTTTTTGTCGAGCCTATCGCGAAAAAAATCAGAAACCTTCGTCGAAAAATATCGCCGGGTCGATGTCTTAATTGTTGACGACATGCAGTTTTTGGCCGGCAAGGAAAAGACTCAAGAAGAATTCTTCCATACCTTTAACGCTCTTCATCAATCAAATAAACAAATTATCATTTCAAGCGATAAGCCACCCAAAGCCATCGCTGGGTTGGAGGAGCGTTTACGCTCAAGGTTTGAATGGGGCATGACAGCCGATATCCAAGCCCCGGACCTAGAAACTCGCTCAGCAATACTCATGAATAAGGCTAATTCTCAGGGTATTACCCTTCCACTAGAGGTAGTCGACTACTTAGCCAGAACTTTCACTGGTAATATTCGTGAATTAGAGGGGGCTCTAACAAAATTACTAGCTCACTGCGAGCTATACGGCTCCGAACCGACTTTAATGGCGGCCCAAGCTTTGTTGGGAAGTATGGGTCTAAAACCCAGGCAACGAGCTCTAACCGCCAAAGTAGTGCTCGAAAAAATTGCGGCTTATTTTGATTTACAGGTGTCTGATCTAGTTGGTATAAAACGAGATAAAGAGATCGTTGTGCCCAGGCAAATGGCCATGTATTTAATGCGTCACGAATTGGGTATGAGTTTTCC
- the rpmH gene encoding 50S ribosomal protein L34 produces MPKRTYQPKKRHRQKVHGFMARMRTRAGQNIIARRRLKKRQRVSA; encoded by the coding sequence ATGCCCAAAAGAACATACCAACCAAAGAAACGCCATCGCCAAAAAGTTCACGGCTTCATGGCTAGAATGAGGACCCGAGCTGGCCAAAACATTATTGCCCGCAGGCGCCTGAAGAAACGCCAGAGAGTGAGTGCTTAA
- the rnpA gene encoding ribonuclease P protein component, with protein sequence MLARPRRLRSSRDINRVYKTGRFGGAENLSVKSLDRHRADSRAVVVVGKKVSKKAVDRNKIRRQLSELLAKDWQQIKVGCDIVVTVKTSTLTLTVTQLEAQLKRALTKAGASRGNNV encoded by the coding sequence ATGCTAGCGCGCCCGAGACGTCTGCGCAGTAGTCGCGACATCAATCGGGTGTATAAAACCGGTCGTTTTGGTGGTGCCGAAAACTTAAGTGTTAAATCCCTGGATCGTCATCGCGCGGATTCTAGAGCCGTCGTGGTGGTCGGCAAGAAAGTCTCCAAGAAGGCGGTTGATCGCAACAAAATTAGGCGCCAGTTAAGCGAACTCTTAGCCAAAGATTGGCAGCAAATTAAAGTTGGCTGCGATATAGTAGTAACAGTCAAAACCAGCACACTGACTCTAACAGTGACCCAACTTGAGGCTCAATTAAAACGAGCCCTAACAAAAGCCGGTGCCTCTCGAGGAAACAATGTTTAA